The genomic segment CGCGACCACGCCGCCGTGCACGAGCCCTTCGTAGCCTTCGTACGCGCTGGTCATGCTCGCCTCGGCCACGACGGAGTCGCCGTCCCGGCGGAACGCCAGCTGCAGCCCGCGTTCGTTGCCGGGCGAGCAGCCGAAGCACCCGGCCTTGCCTTTGCCGTTGCCGCTCGATGTCCCCTCCGCACTCATGCCTGCAGGCGGGCTTCTCGACGGGGCGCGGGTGGCAGTCAAGTCTGGGCAGTGGCGCACGGATCCGAAGCGGGCAACTGCGTCGGACGCGGCGCCGTCGATGACGCGCCAGGGCGGCGGGCACCGGCAGGCGGCAATCCAGGTCCGGCCATGGCAAGCGAGGCCAACGTGGCGGCGGCAGGCGGCTGGCGTCGAAAATTGGAACCTGTTCTAATTCCGCCATGAACCCGAGGGCGCGGCGCATCGTCGACACCGCCATCGACCTTGCCGAGAAAGGCGGTTTCGAAGCCGTTCGGCTGCGCGACGTCGCCTCCGAGGCCGACGTCGCCCTTGGCACGCTGTACCGGTACTTCCGCAGCAAGGAAGACCTGCTCATCGCCGCGCTCACCTCGGAGGTCGAACAGCTCGAAGCGCGCATGCAGGCCAAGGCCACGCCCGGTGCGACTCCGCTCGAGCGTGTCAACGCATTCTTTCGCGGCGCCACCAAGGGCCTCATGCGCCGTCCGCGTCTGGCCCGCGCGATCCTGCGTGCCGCCGCCTCCGGCGATCACGAGCTTGCCGAGAAGGTCGCGTCCTTCCACGAACGGATGAGCGCGATGATCCTTGCCGCCATGCACGGTGTGACGGTGGGCGCCATCGCCGCGGCCGCAGCGCCGGGCGAAGCAAGCAACGGCGGCGCGGCGCCTGCCGTACCGACCGCGGACGAAAGGGCCGTTGCCGCTCTGCTGCAACACGTCTGGTTCTCCTGCCTGGTCGGCTGGGCCGGCGGCCTGATGGTGCAGAACCAGGTCATCGACCAGATGAACACCGCAACCTCACTGCTGATGCGCGCTGCGCACGAGGGATGAAGCCATGACCACGTCTCGCTATCCGATGCCGCCTTATCCGAACGGCTGGTACCAGGTCGCGTACACCGACGAGTTGGAAGTGGGCTCGCCGCAGCCGCTGCACTATTTCGGGCGCGAGCTGGTGATCTATCGCGGCGAGGACCGCCGCGCGCGCGTGTTCGACGCCTTCTGTCCGCACCTCGGCGCGCACCTCGGCTTCGGCGGCAAGATCGAGGGCAACGACATCCGCTGCCCCTTCCATGGCTGGCGCTACGACGGTGAAGGCAAGTGCAACGAGATCCCCTACGGCAAGCGCATTCCGCCGTCGGCCAGGCTGCGCGCGTGGGAGGTGATCGAGAAGAACGGCCTGATCATGGTCTGGCACCACGCGGGCGGGAGCGCGCCGGAGTGGGAGATTCCAGACGTGCCGGAATACGGGCACGAGGACTGGACGCCGTACGTGAAGCGGCGTTGGAAGATCAAGGCGCACAACCAGGAGATGGCCGAGAACTCGGTGGACATCGCACACTTCCGCTACGTGCATGGCACCCTGACGGTTCCCGAAAGCGTGGCCACGGCCGAAGGCGCGTGCCTGCACGTGGATTCCAAGATGAAGCTCGGCACGCCCATCGGCGAGGTCGAGGGCGGCATCGAGTCCAAGGCCTATGGCTTCGGCTTCAGCACGGTACGCTTCCGCGGCATCGTCGACACCCTGCTCGTAACTTCCGTCACGCCCATCGACGGTCAGTACGTGGACGTGCGCTTCTCGTTCAGCGTCAAGAAGATCGGCGACGCCGGCACCACGCGCGGCGTGGGCAAGGCGCTCATTGCCGACATCGACAAACAGATGAGCGAGGACATTCCGATCTGGGAGAACAAGGTGTTCCTGGAACGCCCGATGCTGTGCGACGGCGACGGGCCCATCGGCGTGTTCCGCAGCTGGTGCAAGCAGTTCTACAGCGCGGCTGCCTAGCGCCGCCGCTCGTCGCAGCGCCGGCGACGCGCGCGCATCGCGTCTTGGCACCGCAACCGGTCGGGCCGGCGCGCCGCGTCCGCGTGCTGTACCTGCCGTCTCTGCCGCCGACGACCCGTCAGCGTGCGGCGAGCTTCATCCCGGGTCCCTCCTGCCCCGCCAGCTCCATTCTGGCCGCCTTCTGAAGCTGGACGAAGGATTCCCGGATCGCCTCCACGAACACGTGCAGATCCGGCACCAGGTCCCAGTCCGCCAGCACGCCCCAGTACAGAGTTCCCATGTAGCTGAAGAGCGCGACGCCGAGGCCCTGATTCTCGAGCAGGTTCACCATCGGATAGATCTGCCGCAGCGGAGCGTCGAGCAGGTAGAGCTCGAGCTGCGGCCCCGGTACGTTGGTCACCACCAGATTGAACGGCCGCGAGCGCGTGGACAGGCGCACGGCCAGCGACAGCAGGCGCCAGGTCGTCATGTCGCTGACGCTGGCCAGGACCTGCGCGCCGAGCGCCTGTTTCGATTCCTTCAGGCGCGCCGTCGTCGCGCGTATGCGGTCCAGGCGCGTCACCGGATCCGCCTCATCGACCGGCAGATCGGTCATCCACAGCGCGATCCTGTTGCCGAGATGTCCGCGCTCCTCCGTGGATCGCACGCTGACCGGTACGTTCG from the Candidatus Limnocylindrales bacterium genome contains:
- a CDS encoding Rieske 2Fe-2S domain-containing protein, which translates into the protein MTTSRYPMPPYPNGWYQVAYTDELEVGSPQPLHYFGRELVIYRGEDRRARVFDAFCPHLGAHLGFGGKIEGNDIRCPFHGWRYDGEGKCNEIPYGKRIPPSARLRAWEVIEKNGLIMVWHHAGGSAPEWEIPDVPEYGHEDWTPYVKRRWKIKAHNQEMAENSVDIAHFRYVHGTLTVPESVATAEGACLHVDSKMKLGTPIGEVEGGIESKAYGFGFSTVRFRGIVDTLLVTSVTPIDGQYVDVRFSFSVKKIGDAGTTRGVGKALIADIDKQMSEDIPIWENKVFLERPMLCDGDGPIGVFRSWCKQFYSAAA
- a CDS encoding helix-turn-helix domain-containing protein, encoding MNPRARRIVDTAIDLAEKGGFEAVRLRDVASEADVALGTLYRYFRSKEDLLIAALTSEVEQLEARMQAKATPGATPLERVNAFFRGATKGLMRRPRLARAILRAAASGDHELAEKVASFHERMSAMILAAMHGVTVGAIAAAAAPGEASNGGAAPAVPTADERAVAALLQHVWFSCLVGWAGGLMVQNQVIDQMNTATSLLMRAAHEG